The sequence below is a genomic window from Rhizobium gallicum bv. gallicum R602sp.
ATCACCTATACGACGGGCGAGGTGCGCGAATGGGTCGCCTGGATCATTCACGCCAACCGGCAGGGCGCGCCCACACCACAGTGGATCCTCGCTTTGCCTTTTGCAGGTCCGTATCTCGACGATCTCTGGACGAAATATATCGGCAGTCCCGGCTCTTTGGGTGAAGTCATCCAGGCTGTCAGCGGCGCCAATATCGGCAATATCTACCGCGCGGTTCTCGCAGCCGGCGGCGCGTCGTTCCACCTGCTCCTGACGCTGCTTTTCATGCTGATCGCACTGTTCTTCGTCTATCGCGACGGCGCGTCCTTCTCGCGTCAGATCGACATGCTTGGCGAACGCATCCTGCCCAATCGCTGGGAGCGAATTTCGCGCGTCGTTCCGGCAACGATCAGTTCCACCGTTATGGGTATGACGCTGATCGCGATCGGTGAAGGCATCGTGCTCGGCGTCGCCTATTGGATCGCCGGCGTCCCCTCGCCTGTGACACTCGGCGTCCTGACGGGCATCATGGCATTGATACCCGGCGGCGCGCCGCTCTCGTTCACCTTGGTTTCGATCTATCTCGTCGCCAGCGGATCGCATGTCGCCGGGGTCGCGCTCTTCATCTGGGGCACGGTCGAACTCTTCATCGTCGACAAGACGCTGCGTCCGAAGCTTGTCGGCGGCCCGATCAAGCTTCCTTTCCTTCCGACTTTCTTCGGCCTCGTCGGCGGCGTGAAGACCATGGGCTTCCTCGGTCTCTTCATCGGCCCAGTCTTGATGGCACTGCTCGTCGCGATCTGGCGCGAATGGATGCACGAAGTGAAGACGAACGATCAGACCGCGCTCGGCCCGGAAGTCATGATCGACGAGCAGGCGCCGCCGGTGCAGCGCGCCGCCGACGGCTGATCATTTCAGCCGCTTCTCCATGAAGAGGCTGAGCGGGTCCGGCAGGTACGAGCCGAAGGGTCCGACGTCGGCATAGCCGTATTTGCGATAAAGACGGACCGCCTCCGGCTGATAGATGCCGGTCTCGAGCCGGATCGCATCGAGACCCCGCGCCCGGGCATGCTCCTCCAGCCGCTCCATCAGGCGGCTTGCGACCTTCAGTCCTCTTGCCTCCGGATCGACGAACATGCGCTTGATCTCAGCCGTACCGTCTCCCGCCTCCAGGAGTGCCGCACAGCCGACGATTTCTCCTGCATTCCGGGCCACGAAGAAGCTTGCAATGGACTTTTCCAGGGTCGAGAGATCGACCAGGTGATTGCTTTCGGCAGGATAAAGCGACTGCGTATATGCATCCGAAAGGTCGAGCAAGCGGATGATTTCCGGCTGGCGCGGCGATTCAAGAGCGACGGTGACGGACATGGCATTCCCCGGTTTTGCGGGGCTGGCGCGGCGCATGACGAAAGGTTAATGCAGCCGCCATCTTTCGGTTGGAATTGCCCCGTCTATGACAGTGGATTTCAATAACCAACAGGTTCGATTATGCAAGCCATCCTCGTCGCCATGACCATTTTCGGGTGCAATGATTCGGTGACGCAATGCAATTATGTCGCAACGGTCGATAACTGGGACACGGTGGCCATGTGCGATGCCGAGTCGGAAAAGCGGCTCAAGTCCTTCGCCGATGCCAACTACCCGACCGTGATCGCCGTTTGCGAAGCACCGAAGCCTGCGATCGCAACGGAACAGCCCAAGGTCGCCGAAGCTCGGCCCGCTCCGGTGCCGCCCGTCCGGGAGACTGGAAAGACAGGTATTCGCGCTTTCGCTCTACGCGTTGCCGATCAGGTTCACACGCACCTGCCAACCGGCGAAGGCGTCAAGCATACGCTGGAGAAGCCGATGCATTTCGTTTCGGATGGCTATTCCTGGGCGGTTCAGCGCTTCAAGAATTAAACTAGGCTGCCGCGAACGCGGTCAGCGATGCGTAGCTGCGGGCCGATTGGCGTTGCTCAGCGATGTGAAGCTTCTCGACCAGATCGAGCAACTCGCTGACGGCGCCATGGATGCCGTCGAGGTGACGGAAGCGTTCGAGCAGCCTGCCGCAAACGTTGGCAAGCATTGTGCCTGCGGTCTTTTTGGAGGCTTCGCGCCAGAGAAGCGTCGCCTCGACGAACACTGTGCTGATCTCGCGGGTGAGCCCGGCCGCCTCGTAGAGGGCGCGTACCGCATGCATGCGGCCGGTGGCGAGGATCGAGCGAACGCGCTTTTCGGTGCAGCCGGTGAGATTGACGATGGCACCGGCGAAGAAATCCACCTTGCCGGCGCAGAGGGCGTGCATGAGAAAGGACGGCGTCAAATGGCCATTAAGACGCAGATGCTCGACGAGATCGGCGATCTCGCGCGGCTGGATATCGCCAACAAGCGACACGACGGCCGCCTGGGTCGCCTCGCGGCTGATGCGCTCCAGACGATTGAGGCCGATTGCGGCCTGCGCCAAGGGCAAGGCGACCAATGCATTGCTGACATGCTGCGTCAGCAGCTGACGGGCATCCACCGGCAGATCGGCGCGATCAAGCAGAAGGTTGCGGATATCGCAACAGTCGCCTAGCCGCGCCGCGATGCGCTTGAGGGATACTGGAGCAATCGCGGCTCCCTCGTTTTCGAGAAGGCAGAGAATATCCTCTTCGTCGCCGACCTCCGCAAGAGCGGCTGAAACAGCACGCGAGATCGATGGGCGTGCGGAAATCAAGATACGGGTGACGCTGCCGCCGCGGACTGCAAGATCGACGAGATCGGCGTCCGAAAGAAGCGGGGAACACGTCACCGCATGGCAGGCGATCTCCGGCTGGTCTTCGGCGAGGGCAAGAATGAGGGCGCGCGGCGCTTCGTCAGACCAAGCGATCGCTTCGACCAGTGCCAGTCGCACGCGCGGCGATGGATCGTCGAGTAGGACGGTCATCGCCATTTCGGCGGCCCTGCGTTCCTCGGGAAGCATTTCGGATTGTAGATAGGCACGGCCGAGCGCGCTTGCGGCGCGAGCCCTGTCTGCGACCTTGGCAGTTTCAACCCAGCGAAGAAAAGCCTCTACGATCACACTACGCCCCAACCTGCGAACGCGATTCCTTCGCGCTCTATCCTTAGAATGAGGCTACTGAGAAATGGTTTACGATTGGTTCATCATATTCTTTAACCCTTGCCGACCGCGATCAGATCGTTCGGCACTTGCGGGCGCAGCAGCTCGAAGACGTCGCTGCCTTCGCTGTAATCCATGTATCCCATGCGTGCGACAGGCCGCGCGATCGACATATCCAGACGCCCCTCGCGGATGATCTGCTCGTCGATATGGATGCCGACGACCTCGCCGAGAACCATGACACTCTCCGAAGGCTCGCCCGAGAGGGTCTTGGGTTCGATCAGTTCGGTCACCTTGCATTCGAGCACCGCGAAAGCCTCACCGACATAGGGCGCATCGACAAGCTCACCCCGCTTCGCCGTCAGGCCCGCCAGCTCGAACTCGTTGATGCCGTAAGGCAGCGCCGCCGATGACAGGTTCATCCGTTCGACAAGGTTGCGGCTGACGAAATTGCAGGTGAAGACCCCGGTTTCCGCCGCATTGCGCTGGCTGTGCTTGCGCCCGCTGGAGGAAAACATCACCAGCTTCGGCCGGTCGGAAACGGCGTTGAAGAAAGAATAGGGGCCGAGGTTCAACGAACCGTCCCTGCCCTTCGTGCCGATCCAGCCGATCGGACGCGGCGCGACGATCGCCTTGAACGGATCGTGCGATAGGCCATGCCTGTTCGTTTCGGTCAGGTAGAACATCAAGCGTCCCCACCAACCCAAGTGACCGTTTCCGATATTTCCGGACGCGGTCGTTCAACTGCCGGAAAATTTGTCGAGCCGATATGGACGAAGCCGGCAACCCGTTCGCCCGGCTGGACGCCAAGCAGCCAATAGGCACGCTCGTCATAGGCGAACCACTCGGTCAGCCAGTTGGCCACCCAGCCATGGGCATTGGCCGCGAAGATAATATTGAGGCAAACGGCGCCTGCCGACATGATCTGTTCCCATTCCGGAATCTTGAAATGCGGCCCGGCTTTGCTGACGACGGCGATGACGACCGGCGCGCGGGTGAAGCGCGCACGCTCGACCTCGATCATGTCCTCGGAAAGATCGGGCTTGGCTTCGAGCGCCAGCTTCAGAAGCTCCTTTCCGATATGGACGCGCTCTTCGCCGCGATAGACGATGAAGCGCCAGGGCGCGAGCTTGCCGTGGTCGGGAACGCGAGATGCCAGACGGAGGATTTCCTCGATCTCCGCCTTTTCCGGTCCCGGTTCGCTCATCTGGAATGCGGGAATGGAGCGGCGCACGGCGAGGTAATCGATCAGCTTGATATCGGATTTCATGCGGGAGAAACTTTCATTTTCATGACAGCGGGATAGATGGGTCTTGAATTTGCCATCGCGTTGGTCTTGAAGTGGCCTCTGTGATTTCAGAAGTCAATCTTGTTCAGGAAACACATGCCCGGCATTTTGCCTTTTGCGCGTATGGCTCTTGCGCTTGTTCTGGCGGCTTGGCTGCCTTTCGGCGCAAGCGCGCAGGACGCGTTCAAGGAATTCAAGCAGCTCGATACGACGGCGAAAATGCCGAAGCTCAATGCTTTCATCGCCCCCGGCAGCGCACCGCAAGGGGCCGCGTTGCACGAAGTCGAGATCGAGGCGAAGCTGACGGCCGACGGCCAGCCGGTGGAAGACGGCCTTTCCTGGTATGTATTCAGCCCGATCGCCGGCGCTGACGGCAAGCTGCCGCTGGTGGCGAGCGCCCGTGGCGGGTCGGCGGCTTTCCAACTGGCGCCGGGCGACTATCTGGTAAACGTGTCCTTCGGCCGCGCAGGTGTTACCCGGAAAGTGAGTGTTCCCGACAGCGGCAAGCTCGACAAGCAGGTGATGGTGCTCGATGCGGGCGGCTTGCTGCTCAACGCTGTGTCCGGCTCCGACGTTCGCATCCGCCCGGATCAGCTGCGCTTCTCCATCTACTCGTCGGAAGTACGCGACGACGGCGAGCGTGGATTGGTCACGGCAGACGTCTCCCCGAACACCGTAGTCAGGCTGAATGCCGGCACCTACCACATCGTTTCTGAATATGGTGACGTCAACGCCGTCATCCGTGCCGATATCCAGGTCGAAGCGGGAGGGCTCACGGAAGCGACCATTCAGCACCGTGCAGCACAGATCACCTTCAAGCTGGTTTCCGAAGCCGGCGGCGAAGCGATCGCTGATACGGCGTGGTCGATCCTGACGGCTGCGGGCGATAGCGTCGGCGAAAGCGTCAGCGCTTTTCCGACGATGGTGCTAGCCGAAGGCGAATATTCCGCCGTCGCGCGCAACAAGGACAAGATCTATCAGCGCGACTTCAAGGTCCAGGCCGGTAAGAATAGCGATGTCGAAGTGCTGATGAAGAACGAGCAGCCGCAGGAACCTGCAAGCGCGGCGACGACGCTGCAGCAGGAACCGCAGCCATCGGCCGCCGGCGAGCCGCAGAGTTCCGCGCAGGCGCCGTTGCCTTCCTATGAACAACTGCTGCCGGGCAGCAGCACGACGGGCGCCGATACCGATTGAATTTTCAGA
It includes:
- a CDS encoding DUF2336 domain-containing protein, which encodes MIVEAFLRWVETAKVADRARAASALGRAYLQSEMLPEERRAAEMAMTVLLDDPSPRVRLALVEAIAWSDEAPRALILALAEDQPEIACHAVTCSPLLSDADLVDLAVRGGSVTRILISARPSISRAVSAALAEVGDEEDILCLLENEGAAIAPVSLKRIAARLGDCCDIRNLLLDRADLPVDARQLLTQHVSNALVALPLAQAAIGLNRLERISREATQAAVVSLVGDIQPREIADLVEHLRLNGHLTPSFLMHALCAGKVDFFAGAIVNLTGCTEKRVRSILATGRMHAVRALYEAAGLTREISTVFVEATLLWREASKKTAGTMLANVCGRLLERFRHLDGIHGAVSELLDLVEKLHIAEQRQSARSYASLTAFAAA
- a CDS encoding nitroreductase family protein, with the protein product MKSDIKLIDYLAVRRSIPAFQMSEPGPEKAEIEEILRLASRVPDHGKLAPWRFIVYRGEERVHIGKELLKLALEAKPDLSEDMIEVERARFTRAPVVIAVVSKAGPHFKIPEWEQIMSAGAVCLNIIFAANAHGWVANWLTEWFAYDERAYWLLGVQPGERVAGFVHIGSTNFPAVERPRPEISETVTWVGGDA
- a CDS encoding GNAT family N-acetyltransferase, giving the protein MSVTVALESPRQPEIIRLLDLSDAYTQSLYPAESNHLVDLSTLEKSIASFFVARNAGEIVGCAALLEAGDGTAEIKRMFVDPEARGLKVASRLMERLEEHARARGLDAIRLETGIYQPEAVRLYRKYGYADVGPFGSYLPDPLSLFMEKRLK
- a CDS encoding AI-2E family transporter gives rise to the protein MSLSNNKKLPGEPRWLGPSAPTRTPLIPSISAARWLLILIVAAGVYFFYGFVVPVLAALVIGFASWPLYRRLLARVGGNTTIAATIAIILIVTFLVIPIGLAITYTTGEVREWVAWIIHANRQGAPTPQWILALPFAGPYLDDLWTKYIGSPGSLGEVIQAVSGANIGNIYRAVLAAGGASFHLLLTLLFMLIALFFVYRDGASFSRQIDMLGERILPNRWERISRVVPATISSTVMGMTLIAIGEGIVLGVAYWIAGVPSPVTLGVLTGIMALIPGGAPLSFTLVSIYLVASGSHVAGVALFIWGTVELFIVDKTLRPKLVGGPIKLPFLPTFFGLVGGVKTMGFLGLFIGPVLMALLVAIWREWMHEVKTNDQTALGPEVMIDEQAPPVQRAADG
- a CDS encoding flavin reductase family protein, whose product is MFYLTETNRHGLSHDPFKAIVAPRPIGWIGTKGRDGSLNLGPYSFFNAVSDRPKLVMFSSSGRKHSQRNAAETGVFTCNFVSRNLVERMNLSSAALPYGINEFELAGLTAKRGELVDAPYVGEAFAVLECKVTELIEPKTLSGEPSESVMVLGEVVGIHIDEQIIREGRLDMSIARPVARMGYMDYSEGSDVFELLRPQVPNDLIAVGKG